The following proteins are co-located in the Acinetobacter sp. NCu2D-2 genome:
- a CDS encoding accessory factor UbiK family protein — protein MIETLLEAILQQVEQPKKDLEKNLRALLKEAVTKMDLVSKDEIERQKQALNNANLRLNELLKQVSELEQRIANKK, from the coding sequence ATGATCGAAACCCTATTAGAAGCGATTTTGCAGCAGGTTGAACAACCGAAAAAAGACTTAGAAAAAAATCTACGTGCGTTGCTTAAAGAAGCAGTTACAAAAATGGATCTAGTTTCTAAGGATGAAATTGAACGACAAAAACAAGCATTGAATAATGCCAATTTACGTCTCAATGAATTACTAAAACAGGTTTCTGAACTCGAACAGCGCATTGCGAACAAAAAATAA
- a CDS encoding YifB family Mg chelatase-like AAA ATPase, with product MSFAKIYTRGLLGLHAPLIEVEVHVSQGMPSLTIVGLAEAAVRESKDRVRSAILNSGFQFPTKRLTINLAPADLPKDGSRLDLPIALGILIASGQLPEHCTDGLEFVGELALDGQLRPVTGVLSIAIACQQQQHTLILPSPNAEEACQLPDFKVYGANHLKEVCDHLSDAARLTEFQTQQHTVQYAYKFDLADVKGQLRPRRALEIAAAGGHSLLFKGPPGTGKTLLASRLASILPPLNTQENLEVASIYSIANAQHPFGQRPFRAPHHTASAIALVGGGSHPKPGEITLAHLGVLFLDELPEFDRKVLEVLRQPLESKEIVISRASRQITFPANFQLIAAMNPCPCGYAFNHDVRCQCSPEQIKRYQNRISGPLLDRIDLHIDVPPLPAKELQSQQATENSETVRQRVIQAYERQMQRQNCLNMSLSPKQLEQYAELNTEAAKMIELAQQKLDLSARAYHRVLRVARTIADLAESEAIQSLHLSEALSYRSQIPQI from the coding sequence ATGTCTTTTGCAAAAATTTATACCCGAGGTCTACTCGGGTTGCATGCACCTCTCATTGAAGTTGAGGTACATGTCAGTCAGGGAATGCCCTCTTTAACCATTGTTGGACTAGCAGAAGCCGCGGTACGAGAAAGTAAAGACCGTGTCCGTTCTGCCATTTTAAATAGTGGTTTTCAATTTCCAACCAAACGCTTAACCATTAACTTAGCACCCGCTGATCTACCCAAAGATGGTTCAAGACTAGATTTACCGATTGCCCTTGGAATCTTAATCGCATCTGGGCAACTCCCTGAACATTGCACGGACGGATTAGAGTTTGTAGGAGAGCTAGCCTTAGACGGTCAGCTTCGCCCTGTGACAGGTGTACTCAGTATTGCGATTGCCTGCCAACAACAGCAGCACACGTTAATATTACCTAGCCCAAATGCAGAAGAAGCCTGCCAACTTCCCGATTTTAAAGTTTATGGGGCTAATCATCTAAAAGAAGTCTGCGATCACTTAAGCGATGCTGCTCGACTCACTGAATTTCAAACTCAGCAACACACGGTCCAATATGCCTATAAATTTGATTTAGCCGATGTTAAAGGACAATTACGTCCACGACGGGCATTAGAAATTGCTGCTGCCGGCGGACATTCATTACTGTTTAAAGGGCCTCCCGGGACAGGTAAAACATTATTGGCTTCTCGTTTAGCCAGTATTTTGCCGCCACTCAATACTCAAGAAAATTTAGAGGTTGCGAGTATTTATTCCATTGCCAATGCTCAACATCCTTTTGGACAAAGACCTTTTCGAGCACCACATCACACTGCATCTGCGATCGCACTTGTCGGTGGTGGTTCTCATCCAAAACCAGGTGAAATCACTTTGGCACATCTGGGCGTTTTATTTTTAGATGAACTCCCTGAATTTGATCGTAAAGTATTAGAAGTTTTAAGACAACCTTTAGAATCTAAAGAAATTGTGATTTCCCGAGCATCACGTCAAATCACTTTCCCTGCAAATTTTCAATTAATTGCAGCAATGAATCCCTGCCCTTGTGGATATGCCTTTAACCATGATGTTCGTTGCCAATGTTCGCCAGAACAAATCAAGCGTTATCAAAACCGAATTTCAGGACCTTTATTAGATCGAATAGATTTGCATATTGATGTACCCCCTTTGCCAGCAAAAGAATTACAAAGCCAGCAAGCCACTGAAAACTCAGAAACCGTACGTCAACGTGTGATACAGGCTTATGAACGGCAAATGCAGCGGCAAAATTGCTTAAACATGAGTTTAAGCCCGAAACAGCTTGAGCAGTATGCTGAACTTAATACCGAGGCTGCCAAAATGATTGAATTAGCTCAGCAGAAACTTGATTTATCTGCCCGTGCCTATCATCGGGTACTTCGTGTCGCGAGAACCATTGCCGATTTAGCAGAAAGTGAGGCCATTCAGAGTCTTCATTTATCTGAAGCATTGTCTTATCGAAGCCAAATTCCACAGATATAA
- a CDS encoding TorF family putative porin: protein MKFTLKALALAAVASTSTFTFAEEAPSEHSFSGNIGILSSYNLRGITNGPENKGATINGGLDYSHASGFYAGWWGSTLDYGSDNGSEFENDFYAGYNGSINEDLGYTVGLTYYYYYDIGNTGSNGFETMLGLSYKDFGVTVQTLLEDLDWGNAGDTYIKGTYSYALPHDFSLDTALGLYIYDKNGPIEATDTFGFRHFDIGLSKSIADTGVTASVNYILGGYDRMDIKQNNKVVFGLSYGF from the coding sequence ATGAAATTTACATTGAAAGCCTTAGCTCTTGCAGCAGTTGCTTCTACATCTACTTTTACTTTTGCAGAAGAAGCACCATCTGAACATAGTTTCTCTGGAAACATTGGTATTCTTTCTAGCTATAACCTTCGTGGTATTACAAATGGCCCTGAGAATAAAGGCGCAACAATTAACGGGGGGTTAGATTATAGCCACGCTTCTGGTTTTTATGCAGGTTGGTGGGGTTCAACACTCGATTATGGTTCAGACAATGGTTCAGAATTTGAAAATGATTTCTACGCAGGTTACAACGGCTCGATCAATGAAGATTTAGGCTATACCGTTGGCTTAACTTATTATTATTACTATGACATCGGTAACACAGGCTCTAACGGCTTCGAAACAATGTTAGGTTTAAGCTATAAAGACTTTGGAGTAACTGTACAAACATTATTAGAAGATCTTGATTGGGGTAATGCTGGAGATACATATATCAAAGGTACATACAGCTATGCTTTACCACATGATTTTAGCTTAGATACAGCATTAGGTTTGTATATCTATGACAAAAATGGCCCAATCGAAGCAACGGATACTTTTGGTTTCCGCCATTTCGACATTGGCTTAAGCAAATCTATTGCTGATACAGGCGTGACTGCAAGTGTAAATTACATTTTAGGTGGTTATGACCGTATGGATATCAAACAAAACAACAAAGTAGTCTTTGGTCTAAGCTACGGCTTCTAA